ccctgcctctgtctctttcAGGCCCCAGGAAAAGCCCCTGGCAGGTGGTGGGGCTTCCCAGCCTGGCCTGCCCCTGTCACTGGGAATGTCTGATGTCTGAGGGGCCACAGACAGGGCACCCTTTCTCCTGCTGGAAAGGGGAGGTGTGGGGGCAGACCAAGGGCCCATCCTGGAGGGAaattggtgggggtgggggagcccgaggcaggccaCACTTTGCTCTTAGGATGAAGTCTAAATGCCTTGGCCTGGCAGGGGAGGCCTTGGctggcccccacccctgccattCCGCAGATACCACTGCACTTCCTCTGAGCCTTTGCATAGACTGTTCCTCTACCCGGAACACCCTGTCCAACCAATCAGAGCTCTGAGAATCCAACCTGTTTCGTGACTTCAGTTCGGGGGCTGCCCTTGTCTGGGACACCCTCTAGTGGACCTGATGAGCTGCCAAGCTGCCCCTGACCCTCTTGGGCCCCCTGTAAACCTGTGCCCGCTCTCTCATGTCCAGGCCTTGACCAGGAAACTGACCTCTCACCCACTGACAGGTGGCTGGCCCAGGCCTGGCATGGCATAGGGTGCGCTGGGGATTCGGACAGTGGGAGGCGAGCCCTGCCTTACCTCATCTGTAGGGAGGAAACTGCCTGCCCAGCTGGCCAAGCGGCTGGCCCTCagccccaccatgcctggaggTCCAAACCGGGGGAATGGggaaacaacagagtgagatctagAAAGACAGGAAACCAGACCCCGTTCCCCTCTGTTAGCTTCctgccactccagcctgaaaCCCTCTCAGCTCTGTTCCCGCACACGTGCCCCATCATACACATTCTCCTCCTTCAGGAAGGCCTCAGATGagacctgcctctgcctccccagctctcCCATTCGTCAAGGGCAAGGCTGAGTAGGTGGGAGGCCTGGACTCCCACCCTATGGTCAGTGCCTGCTGAATGACCTGGGGCGACCTGTGCAACCTCTTCAACACTCTTGAGATGGGGGGATGACCCAGGTGAGGGGAGGCGGAGGGGTGGGCTGTGCGCGGACCTTGGCCGAGGTTGTGACCAACCCTGTTGATCCAACTGCAGGGCGGGGCTGACTGCCCTCCCAACCTCCCGCCACCCAGACTCGCTGTTCCTACACTCTGCTGCTCCCATGTGGCCACTCCCAGCGCTGCAGGCCACACTGAGGCTGCTCAACTCCCCACCCGGTGTTCCCCACCCAGCTCCCAACCTCCAGCCTCACCCTCTCCAGCACTTTCTCCGAGACCTAAGGGGCAAATCTGACCAATGCTACCCTGCCTGAGCCCCCATTCAGGACCCTCTCCACAAAGGTTGATGGGCCCTGGTCATCCTCCAGCAGCCTCGGGGGCTGTGCCTCCATGCTAGGCCCCACAGGAAGTGCAGAGGAGGAGCTGCTCAGGTGCGCCATGGTGGCCTGAGGCCTGGGCTCTGTGCCCAGATTCTGGACATTCCTGGGCTAAGGAGCCTGGGCGCTGGTCTCCTGAGGACTTGGAGCTGACCCTGCCAGtgactgcgcccagccaaggagctgaggctgcagggcagtgCTTGCCAGAGCGTGCCAGGGCGTGGTGAGGGGGTGGCACCTGTGCTGGGGGAGGGCTGTCCCTCTCCATCTCTTGAGCAACCCAAGTGAGCCCTGTGCTGTGTTGGCGGCTTCCCCACCCCACGAGGCGGCCACAGTTCTCCATCCCACTGCACACATGGAGAGAGAGCCTGGGGAGGGAGCATCCCCGGCAACTGGCGTGTGGAAGAAGGAGGCAGGGCTCAGACCCGCCTCACTCTGGATACAGTTGGTGGTGACCCCGCGGGGTGGTCATGGAACTCTCCAGAACCAGGGCGCCGCATGAACACCAGGAGACCAGGGAAGGAAACAAGGCGCTTGTTTTCTCCTTGCACAGGCAGGGAGGGTGTTCCTGAGTGACCTTCCAGAAGAGTTCGAAATTACAAGCCTGGAGTCCCGAGGGAGGTCTCTGCCGCTGGGGGTCTTGCCGTCTGCCCTGGGGTTCTGGGGCCTGTCCTCACGCCATCCGGAGTCCCAGGCTGGGCCCaggggtccaggaatcaaggcaGCACTGCACTGGTGCCCGCACGGTCAGGGAGCAGGCCTCCATAGATCAGCGGTCAGGGGCCCCGGCGTCAGGCTCTGGGGAGTGAGGTATTGGAATCTGAGGCTCAGGTGTGGGCGTGAAAGGGCTCAGGACACAGGTATTAGAATCCCAGGGTATGAAGTTTCAGGTCTGGGGATTAGAGCTGTGAGTATTTCCGAAACAGCACGGAGCGCTGCTAGCAGGGGGCTTGCGTGTTGGAAATCTGGGCCTCCTGCCTGGGGTCTGAGATGACAGAGTAGGGGGTTAAAGGCCCAGGTATCAAGTGTCTGGGTCCCAGGTGTCTGGTCCTGGGGATGCGGGAGTCGCAGGACTGGGGTGCCTGTTCTCAGGAGTCTTGGCCTGGTGCTCACAGACGAGATGCTCGCATCAGGGCTGTGTGCCCCAGATGTGCCTGCAGCAGAGACGCAGTTAGAGGTAGGCTTGGCGGTCCCACTGGTTGCCCCGGGGTCTCGGGACAGGGGCTGGGGGGTCTCACATGTTGCCCTTCCTGTGTCGCAGCAGCACATAGACAAGCGCAACCGCTGCCACCACCGAGAGGCCCCCAAAGATGATGCCCAACAGCACCGCGTAGCTGCGTCCTGGTGGGGGAGCAAGTGTCAGCGAGGGGCCCTCTGGGGTGGTGAGTGGGGACAGGTGCAGGCAGGTATATGAGCAGGGTGTCCTCACCTGGCTGGCACTCCGGGGTGGGTGAGGACCAGGTGCCATCAGCCTGGCAGTTGCTGGTCTCTGCCCCAGCCAGGCTGTAGCCGTTGTCACAGTGGAAATAGATGGTGGAACCCGCCAGGTACCTGTTGCCCTCCTTTTGTCCATTGGGAGGTGGGGCCAGCCAGCCACAGGACACGACTGGGATGGGGGCAGAGTGCAGACAACAGGCCTGAGCTGCCATGCATCCACACATCTGGCCACCCCAGGGGGTCCTGTCCCAGGACAAGGTGCCCACCTTCCCCGCCCACCCTCACCTGGCTGCAGACTCCGCATGCGACGCTGGTGCAGCTGGTGGGCCACTCGAGTGGCATTGCCCGTGCTCAGGCTCCCAGTGGCCGCCACATCGAAGTTGCAGAAATGATCGTCGCCACATAGTTTGGCTGCCTCTTGTGCCTGGCTGGGGTTGAGGGTGGTCTCACTGGCGAAGAGGGGCTCGAAGGTGGGGTCGTGCTTGGGTTGGTACAGGAAGTTGTGGACCAGGAACCAGGAGTCGTAGGTGAGCAGGGAAGACGCGTTGTGCACGGCCCCTGGAAGATACACGCCGGGGCCTGGCTGGCGTGGCTCCCCTTGGTCCCCAAGCCCCGCCCGTGCCGTGTGTCCCCCAGTCCCCGCCCTGTCTGCCCCATATACTCCACGGTCACCCACAGTCAGCcccaaacaggaacagctcccGGGGACTGCTGCCCAGGGGCAGGACGCGCCCGCTGCGCAGGGTGAAGTCGTCGGTGGGGTCGTTGTTCAGTGTCCCAAGGAGGCCGTGCGTGTGGGTGAGGAAATTCTCAGGCAGCAGGACGGACACACTCAGGAACGGGCCCTGCACGCTGACCTCCAGGCCGGCCCCTGATGCCAGCATGATGGAGACCCTGTCCCCGGCAGCCACCGACAGGAACATTCCTGGGCACAAGTGGGACGGGTCAGGTCACCTGCTGCGGACACCACGTTCTGCCCTCCCGCAGCCCCAGGACAGGGTGGTTGGCACCCAGGGGCTGTGGGTGAGGACACCTGCAGGGGAAGGGAGGGCGTCCAGAGAGCCAATTCTGCTGACCATGACCCTCCACCACCCCTTCCATGCTTGCGATGGAACCCCCAGCGGCACCTGAGGTGCAGCCCCTGCGGTGAACCCCCCATGTTGAGATGCACGTGTGGGTCCCTCTGGCCTTGGCTGCAGCAGCCACACCTGCCTGGGCACGTCCCGAGGGTCCTTGGACCCTCAGTGCTGACAGGCCCCTCCCAGGTCCCCACCCATCCCAACCAGGAATCATTTCATTCGCTCAGTTCCCTAAGGCAAGGGGTCCGGATGCTGGAGCTACCACTTGCCAGGGACATCCTTAACCGTGCAGGGCTGGCGACCTTGCAGTGGCTTTTGAGGACTGAGGGAGCGACAGGAGCACAAGAGTGGCTCTTTGCAGGCCAGTGGTGAACGTTACCGGGTGAGTTCCCTCCAGACGGCTCCCGGGATGTTCCGTAGGGAGGACATGTCTCCCCGTCCTGGCCTCTTGGCTTTTGACCAGGTGGGTACGATGTGGGCACCTCGGTGGGTGTGAAGGCCTGAGATCGGACCACCAAGGCCTCTAGCCAGGGCTGGGAGAGGCGTGAAGGCCCAGGGCTTCCCCTCAGTCTCCCCGCAGGAATGGGGAGGAGGTGAGGGCAGCCCGCAGCCTCGCGTGGCTGAACTACTCACCCTTCAGGTCCATCCAGCTCTGCTCGGCGAAGCTCAGAACCTCCTGGTTCAGCAGCACCTCCAGACCTCTGGTCCTGTTGGCCAGCCTGACCTCCACCACATCTGAGTTGCCTTCCTGGACGGCCACTGCGGTCAGCCCCGTGCCACGGGTCTGCGTGCCTGTGGTGGTGGGAGTGGAATGGGCGCCACTTGGCTCCAGCCTCCCACCTTGGATCTACCCCATGCCACCCAGAGCAGCCCCTAGCCCTGGCCTCACCGTTGGACATCCTCCCGGGCTGGGCCCGCGCCTGCACCCTCAGGTCAGTCAGTACTGCCTCTAGCAGCACGTACTCTCCGCGCCCATTGAATGTGAAATTGGTGCCGTCAAAGGTCACAAAGTGTGGGTCTCCGAAGgcggaggctggggtgagagtgGAGGGTCAGGTGGGGTACACCCCAGCCCAGCCCGATCTTTCCCAGGGTCTGAGGCACAGGATGGCACCCACCCAGTCGCGGGGGCCGGTAGTTGCGGCAGTCACTGGAGGGCCGCCGTTGCATGTAGCGGGGGCAGTCGGGTGCCCAGAGGCAGCAGTAATAGAAGCTGAGGACATCGTAGAGCCAGTGAGACATGCCAGGCACTCGGGGTGGCGTGCGGAATGGGGGTGCGCCCCAGTCATGGCCACGGTCGGGAGTGCTGCCGCTGCTGGAGTCGGCCGTCAGGAGCTGCGTCCCATCTGCTGTGTAGCAGCACTGCTGACCCGAGCCATACCGAGGGCTGCGGGAGCCAGTGGGTCAGGGCCAGGCCACTGTTGGGAGCCTACCCCTGTCCCCAATCCCCACCCCGGCCCCAGCCTGGGGGCTCACCTGGCCTGCACAGAGCGCACACAGTGCACGGCCCCGGGGTGGTAGGTGCACACGCTGCCCTGCTCCATGTCACAGCCGTAGTCTGTCTGCAGAGCAGCAGGTGGCCGTCACCCAGTGGCCTCCAGTTCTGTCATCCCCTTCCCGAGGCCAACCCTGCAGGGGCCCTGAGACCCCCGCCCCACTCTCCAGGACACCGTCTGCCTCCCCTGATGCTGTCCTCAGTGGGGAGGCGATCCCCTCATCCCCGCTCCTGGGCCCTGATGGGAGGCTCACGAAGAAGCGGCCGGAGTCAGCCCGGGCCTGGGTCAGGGTGCAGGGGCAGTCCGGCAGCTCCTCCAGGAAGTTGGGCAGCTGATCCTCCAGCTCCTCCCAGGCCTGGCACTGAGTGCGTGCCCAGGCCACAGGGTCCTCTCGGAAGTCATCGCTCAGGTGCCAGGCCAGCGCGTGGTCATTGGTCCAGAGCGCCTGCACGTCCCTGTGGAGACAATGATGCTAGAGCTGGGGCCAGGCCACACCATCCCGTGGTCGCCCACTCTCCGCACCCCCGACCCGGGCTGCCCAGGCAAGCACAATGGGCCGCAGGCAGCCGGGCCCTCCGCCCATCCCCTGCGCCTCCACGCCTTCTTACTTCTGCCCCGCGTAATTTTTGCTGTCGATGATTCGAAGTGCACCCACTCGCCATCTCTGGTAGCTGAGAGGAGCAGGTCTTGGGGTGAAGGTGAAAGAGCCGGAGTTGGGGATGTGTGTGGCCAGGGGGTACAGGTACGACCACTTTGCAGTCCACTCCTGTGAGTAGGGCATTCCTGAGGGAGAGGAGGCCTGGTTAGCCCTGGGGCTTCTTGGAGGCCTGGCCCCAGGCCTTGGCACCTACAGCAGCCCgacaggtgggtggatggacTGCCAGGCGGTCCCCTTAGGAGGGGTTGTTCTAGCAGGGACCCTGGCTTGGGTGACCACCACCTCCTGCCACACTCCAGGATCCATGTCCCTGCTGGAAGCCGGGCCCAGGG
This window of the Rhinopithecus roxellana isolate Shanxi Qingling chromosome 13, ASM756505v1, whole genome shotgun sequence genome carries:
- the LOC104672555 gene encoding sushi domain-containing protein 2 isoform X1, whose amino-acid sequence is MKPALLPWALLLLATTPGPGPGPAADAQDSCSMRCGALDGPCSCHPTCSGLGTCCLDFRDFCLEILPYSGSMMGGKDFVVQHFKMSSPTDTSVICRFKESIQTLGHVDSSGQVHCVSPLLYESGRVPFTISLDNGHSFPRAGTWLAVHPNKVSMMEKSELVNETRWQYYGTANTSGNLSLTWHVEAMPTQTVTIELWGYEETGMPYSQEWTAKWSYLYPLATHIPNSGSFTFTPRPAPLSYQRWRVGALRIIDSKNYAGQKDVQALWTNDHALAWHLSDDFREDPVAWARTQCQAWEELEDQLPNFLEELPDCPCTLTQARADSGRFFTDYGCDMEQGSVCTYHPGAVHCVRSVQASPRYGSGQQCCYTADGTQLLTADSSSGSTPDRGHDWGAPPFRTPPRVPGMSHWLYDVLSFYYCCLWAPDCPRYMQRRPSSDCRNYRPPRLASAFGDPHFVTFDGTNFTFNGRGEYVLLEAVLTDLRVQARAQPGRMSNGTQTRGTGLTAVAVQEGNSDVVEVRLANRTRGLEVLLNQEVLSFAEQSWMDLKGMFLSVAAGDRVSIMLASGAGLEVSVQGPFLSVSVLLPENFLTHTHGLLGTLNNDPTDDFTLRSGRVLPLGSSPRELFLFGADWAVHNASSLLTYDSWFLVHNFLYQPKHDPTFEPLFASETTLNPSQAQEAAKLCGDDHFCNFDVAATGSLSTGNATRVAHQLHQRRMRSLQPVVSCGWLAPPPNGQKEGNRYLAGSTIYFHCDNGYSLAGAETSNCQADGTWSSPTPECQPGRSYAVLLGIIFGGLSVVAAVALVYVLLRHRKGNMHIWGTQP
- the LOC104672555 gene encoding sushi domain-containing protein 2 isoform X2: MKPALLPWALLLLATTPGPGPGPAADAQDSCSMRCGALDGPCSCHPTCSGLGTCCLDFRDFCLEILPYSGSMMGGKDFVVQHFKMSSPTDTSVICRFKESIQTLGHVDSSGQVHCVSPLLYESGRVPFTISLDNGHSFPRAGTWLAVHPNKVSMMEKSELVNETRWQYYGTANTSGNLSLTWHVEAMPTQTVTIELWGYEETGMPYSQEWTAKWSYLYPLATHIPNSGSFTFTPRPAPLSYQRWRVGALRIIDSKNYAGQKDVQALWTNDHALAWHLSDDFREDPVAWARTQCQAWEELEDQLPNFLEELPDCPCTLTQARADSGRFFTDYGCDMEQGSVCTYHPGAVHCVRSVQASPRYGSGQQCCYTADGTQLLTADSSSGSTPDRGHDWGAPPFRTPPRVPGMSHWLYDVLSFYYCCLWAPDCPRYMQRRPSSDCRNYRPPRLASAFGDPHFVTFDGTNFTFNGRGEYVLLEAVLTDLRVQARAQPGRMSNGTQTRGTGLTAVAVQEGNSDVVEVRLANRTRGLEVLLNQEVLSFAEQSWMDLKGAVHNASSLLTYDSWFLVHNFLYQPKHDPTFEPLFASETTLNPSQAQEAAKLCGDDHFCNFDVAATGSLSTGNATRVAHQLHQRRMRSLQPVVSCGWLAPPPNGQKEGNRYLAGSTIYFHCDNGYSLAGAETSNCQADGTWSSPTPECQPGRSYAVLLGIIFGGLSVVAAVALVYVLLRHRKGNMHIWGTQP